CCCTCCTCCGTCTTCGCGCCGCCTTCTTCTTCCCCATTTACGCCCTTTCCCTTTTTCTCGCCCTCGCAACCGTTTCCTCCACTCTTCTCTCCTTCCAATCCAAACGTCCTTCTCTCAAATCCGCTCTCGCCGGCTTCAAAAACACCTGGACTCGTCCTCTTGTTACCACGATTTGTATCTACGCCATTCTCGTTGCCTACTCTGTTCTCCCCAATACTCTCGCTTCCATCTCTCCTTCTCTCCCTCTAAGATTTGTGGTTTTGGTGTTTGGCGTTGTTTTCGAGGTGTATTTGATTTCGATCTTGAGTTTAAGCCTTGTTGTGTCGATTGCTGAAGATAGATTTGGCTTTGATGCGATTCGTGTTGCGGCCGGCTTGATGGCGGATCGGAAGTTATGTGGTTCGATTCTTACGGCGATGTTTCTTCTTGCGTCGAGTTCGATCTCGTCGGAGATGGAGGGCCTTATGGATGGCGTTGATCATTGGATGAGGTCCACGGCGGCGGTGACGTCGAATGTCGTGATCGGcgttggggataagatcgggttAATTTCTTTGTACGGCATGGTAATTATTTCCGGGTATGTGGTAACTACGGTTTTTTACTGCGAGTGTAGAAAAAGGGATTTTGTTAGGGTGGAAAATGAAGAGGATCGCGATCATATTGTCatggtttaattattttttctttttaaatattggTTTTCAGTGATGATTTAATTGGAATATAATGGCTTggtaaatttttgttttatcattcttattaattttcctttttcaatgtgcagtttttttttttattctattggAATTATTAGTTGTGATTGGcctattttgttatatttagcTGATTACTGTTTTGATATTATTTGTTATGCATGTGTGCGCGCATATATTATTGCATAATTAAGTAGTAATTcattattttgcattaatttaaataaaatgtttaaataaaggCCATTGGTATGTGTTTGTACTATCAATCTCGATAATAAAGGATTGATTCTTCCATTTCATATAtcggaaaaaaatgaaaaattgatgaaatttagTTTGTTAAAGTTCATCTTCCACCTcccatattttaaattaaaaaaatatataaaactataaatactaggtaaagttgaaaaaaaaaagggtgaaAGTTGTGGTTTTGAAACTAATTTTAAGATTGGAGTTGTCAAATTGACAAATTACTTGTAGCCTTGCATTTTATAAAATGATTTATAAGTTTGGGACTTTTTAGTCACataattgaaagttcaaaatttaaataatatgttagacatttttttttattagacgAATATCTTAagggggtgtttgataaatgggtatgaACTGGGTTGAGTTGTGTGGCTATTTATTACCCATGTTTGTTAAGCCCATAAAGAAAACCTACCCACTCAAAACTCTCTTTTTTTATCCCCTCAAAACTAGTACATGaccttttatattaatatggttgttttcaaatattattatattagagaaatattagaCCTTTTatgttagaaaaatattgttgttttgttaGAAGTCGAGGGTTTAGAATTGgattaatgtagaggtcgaacatTGAGAattcgacaaacaaagaaaaacttggaaacaatatgtataaagggttgtacataagtcgaaacttcaactcTAGACAagtgaaatctcgctaattttgtgatgaggatctcgctctataagtaaatctcgctaattttgtgatgaggatctcgctctagaaggaaatctcgctcatgaagaGGATCTTACTCAtgaagatcctcatgagcgagatcctcattgttttttttttatgaaaatatgttatttctatttacttgactttactatttgtatttacttgactttACTATCGACGTAGCTGCAACTTACTTTCAACTAACACTCAaggttaaattaatttcactccTTAATAAATGCACCCAACTCTCTCCAACAACCACTTCTTTCTCCCTCTTCCATTTATAGATGACTTCCCACTCttacattttatattttcacTATCTTTCTCCACTATATTTCCATCGTCTTTTTCCACGTTTCATATTTCCACTGTCTTTCTCCACTAAAAAAGGTATgcttttgtttgttttcaatttatctttttttgttggttattccttagtttgatttattttattttatttctaatctaactctcatTATTTTATGTTTCTTGTG
This DNA window, taken from Benincasa hispida cultivar B227 chromosome 6, ASM972705v1, whole genome shotgun sequence, encodes the following:
- the LOC120079221 gene encoding uncharacterized protein LOC120079221; this translates as MSEREDSPSSHHPLPPSESLCFFFFFKILLHSLQIFSRNKRHFFSLFLFLSLPLSLLLFTLSLSSHPLKSHILHLESVLRHSPTRFEFRHVFSESRNDAFSLLRLRAAFFFPIYALSLFLALATVSSTLLSFQSKRPSLKSALAGFKNTWTRPLVTTICIYAILVAYSVLPNTLASISPSLPLRFVVLVFGVVFEVYLISILSLSLVVSIAEDRFGFDAIRVAAGLMADRKLCGSILTAMFLLASSSISSEMEGLMDGVDHWMRSTAAVTSNVVIGVGDKIGLISLYGMVIISGYVVTTVFYCECRKRDFVRVENEEDRDHIVMV